The Caldicellulosiruptor acetigenus DNA window GAAAGGAACGAGCGTGACAGTTACAATTTTGCGCAATGGCAGTTCAAAGCCTATCGACCTTAAGATTGTCAGGGATGAAATAAAGATAAAGACTGTATCTTCTTCCATTTTGGAAAACAATATAGGTTATATCAAAATCACCAACTTTGATGAAAATACCCCACAGGACTTTTACAATAGCTATGATAAACTCAAAAGCTCTGGCTGCCGTGGACTTATTATTGACCTGAGGTTTAACCCTGGAGGACTTTTAGAATCTGTTGTTGATGTTGCAAGTAATTTTCTCAAGAAAGGTCAGCTTATAGTGTATCTTAAAGATAGATACAATCACAAAGAGTATTTCAAATCATACAAAAATGGGGACACAGTAACACCGCTTGTTGTTCTTACAAACAAATATTCAGCGTCAGCATCAGAAATATTAGCCGGGTGTTTAAAAGACCAAAAGAGGGCAAAAATTGTTGGTGAGAAGACTTTTGGCAAGGGTGTTGTTCAGCAGGTATTTGACCTTGGAGATGGTTCTGCAATAAAAATAACGAAAAGCCAGTATCTTTTGCCAAGTGGAGCGTATATTCACAAAAAGGGTATAGAGCCTGACGTTAAAATAGCTCAGCCAAAAGAGTATCAGGACAAAATGAATGTTCCAATGAATAAAGACTTACAGCTGAAAAAAGCTATTGAGATTTTAAAGGGTGAGATTTCAAAGAGTAAGTTTTGAAATTTGAGGTGCATATGATGTTAAAGTTTTTCTGGCAGATTTTTGAACTGACAGGACTTAGTATATTTCGGCTTCTTTTTAGCTGGAACTTCTGGGTGGTAGTAATCTTGATTTCTTTTTTGTACAGAAGAGAACAGGAATTTGAACAGGCTGTGCTCGGGCATAACCGAGTCAGCCTTCTTTATAAGGTTGTGGAGTCTTCTATCGCAGGGCTTGTAGGAGGTTATATAGTAAGTTTAATCACTTTGTTTTTTGGAATAGTAGTGGATGTGGATAGTTTTATGTATCTTTGGTATATTGCTTTAATCCTTGCACTTATAAACCCAAGATATCTTTGTTTTTCATATGCGGCGGGAATTATTTCGGTGATATCTCTTATCTTCAAAAGACCAGCTGTTGATATCTCCGGGATACTGGTAATTGTAGCAATACTTCATTTTGTTGAAAGTCTTCTAATTTTCTTGGACGGTTTTCGTGGCGCAATACCTGTTGTGATTGAGAGAAGAAAAAAAGAAGGCATTTTTTCCACCTCAGGTGCTTACCTTATGCAAAGGTTCTGGGCTATACCGATGGTAATAATTGCATACAACTATCAGACAACAGTGCAGATTGTCAAAATTGAGTTGTTTGAGCCTTCATGGTGGCCTCTTTTTAAGCCACAGAATCTTTTGCCAAATGCCATGCTTCTTATGACTCCTATTGTTGCTGCACTTGGATACGGGGATTTAGCGGTGGAAGATGAACCAGCTGCGATAAGCAAAAAAAGTGCCGGAATATTGAGCATTTTCAGCATTGTTTTGTTTATTTTAAGCGCACTTTCATACAAGGTCTATGCTTTCAAGTGGGTGGCAGCTCTGTTTGCCCCCATTGCTCATGAAAGTATTATACTCTATCAGCAAAAGAAACAAAAAGAAGGAGATTCAATATTTGAAGCAGAGGAAAATAAAATAAAGGTGTTGTATGTCGAAGAAAATAGCGTAGCAGCCAAGATGGGAATAAAACCGGGAGATACTATTGTCTCTATAAATGGTATTCAAGTACAGAAAGAAGAAGATATTGAGAGGATATTTACTGACGCTCAGATTTACCTGTGGGTAAAAGCTGTGGATAAAAAAGGAAAGATAAAAGAGCTATATTATCAGGACTATGAGAATGGAATAAAAAATCTTGGAATTGTTGTTGTTACCAAAAATGTAAGCGCTAATTATCAGCTTGAGTCTGATGGATACTTTATATTTATAAAAAATATTGCAAGAAGAGTAAAAAATTTTTTGTTCAACAAAAGTTGAAACCTGGCAAAATTAAAGGGCGAAGCTATTGAGTCTTTGCCCTTTAATTTTTTGTTTTTGCAAGAAAGTCCACCAGGATTGCCGCACCAAGTCCTTCGATAAATATGTAAACAGAATTTTGTAAAAATCCCTGAGCTAACATTTTCAGGTCTACTTTGTCTGATACATAGTGCAGTGACAGGATATAAAACTTTATTCCTATCAGTGCCATCACAATGGAAATAAGGCTTATTACAAGCAAGATTTTTTTTGAATAGGTAGAAATTTTTTGGAAAAATCCTTTCTTGCTCTTTTCCTTTTCCCTTTCCACTTCTCTGCACCTTCTTTGAAATCTTGTTTTGTAAAGTTATGATATCAAACTCCAAAGAGATATTCAAAGAAAATTTATGGATATCAATTTCTATTTATGTATAACCAAAACAATGGATGGCAAAAATACTTTTATAGAAGGAGGTGCGAAGGTGGAAAAGAAAAACTGGAAAGAAAAACTTTTAGATTTTTTTGACACTAAAGGTTTTTATATTATTGTGGCTGTATGTTTGCTGGTAATCGGATTTTCGGTTTATACCATTGCCACAACAGATTTTACAAAATACGAGGTAGAACAAAATCAAGAAAACAAGCAATCTTTAAATAACCAGGTTAAATTCCCCGAGATACCTCAGCCACAGGTTGATTCAAAAGAGGTGGCAAAACATGATAATTTGAAAAAAGAGAGTTCTAAGTCTATCACAAATTCTACTATCCGCTCTACACAGTCGGGAAATAATTCTAAAAATAGTAATAATAAAAATAAAAGCTCTACTGCCTTGTCTAAGAAACAAGATAACAAAAAGATGGATTCAAACATCCAGATTGGAACTGGTACCAGCCAGGATGATGTTGAGGTTATAAATCCTGTTGACTTCAAGCCAATTTTTCCTACCATTGGGAAGGTAATAAGAGAGTTTTCTGACCAGTCGCTTGTATATTCAAAAACTCTTGATGAGTGGACAGAACACCCTGGAATTGACATAGAAGCTCAGGATGGTAGCGATGTAAAAGCTTGTTTTGACGGTACAGTTATTGACTTGGGAGAAGACCCTCTTTATGGGAAATATGTTGTGATTGACCATGGAGATGGATATATCTCAAAGTACTACAATCTCAAAGACTTAAAGGATATTCAAATAGGAGACATTGTAAGGCAAGGAGAGAAAATAGGAGAGGTTGGAACAAGTTCTAACATAGAGTACATGGACCCACCGCATCTTCACTTTGAGATACTTTACAATGGAGAGAATCAAAACCCGCTGAAGTTTTTACCTCAAACAAATTAAATAAAAGCGAGGGGAATGAGCAGATTATCCTGCCATTCCCCTTATAAATTCTGCAATGTCGGGTGACGAGTTTGGCTTTCCCAGAAACGAGCAGGCAAGCTTCATATGCTCTAAACGTTGAGGGTTGTTTATTATCTGACTAAATACTATATCAAAGTTTTCGGTATTTTTTACATACGCAGCAGCTCCGTTGTTTATAAGATAAAAAGTATTTCTCTCTTCTTGTCCAGGAATGGGCGAGATTAATATCATGGGAAGTTTGCGTGACAGTGCTTCTGCGCATGTGAGTCCCCCGGGTTTTGTGATGAGAATATCACTTATTGCCATTAGCTTGTCTATGAAATCAATAAACCCATATACTACTATCTTTCTTCCAAAATCTCTTTTTTCCAAAGCATTTTTGAGGGCCTTGTTTTTCCCTGCCACCACGATTATCTGGTAGTTTTCATCACATATTGTGCACACCTTTTCAACAATCTCTTCTATGTTTCCAAGCCCCAAGCTCCCGCCCATGATAAGTATTGTTGGTCTATCTTCCAGATTCAAATTTTCAATAACCTCTTTTCTGTCATATGTTTGAGCAAACGAAGGGTTTATAGGAATTCCAAGTGGTACTACTTTGTTTTGTTGGGCACCTTTTTTGACCGCTTCATACACCAGGTTTTGATGATGAACAATGATGTAATCAGCAAATTCGTTTATCCAGTATGGATGAATGGTAAAATCAGTGACAATACTTATTATAGGTACATTTATGTTTCCTCTTTTTTTAAGCTGGGCCACCATGTCAACTGGTGATGGATGAGTACCAATTACTATGTCTGGTTTGAATTCCGAGATAATGTTATAGAGTTTATAAAATGCAAAATAGAACTTTTCATACAATGCCCTGCTCCATCTGGTTGGTGGTTCTTTGTCAGTAGAGTCATATACAAGACCGTAAATAAAAGGTACTGACTTGATTGCTTTTAGGTATGTTCCTACAGCAAGCTTGTCCAGTATGGGACTTATAATTTTTAGTGTATCTACAATTTCCACATGTGAGTCAGGGTATTTTTGTAAAATGGCAGTTTTCAATGCATTTGAAGCAGCAAAATGTCCTCCGCCTGCGTCAAGGCTTAATATCAATACTCTCATTTTTTGCTCCATACAAAAAGGTCTAAATTTATTTTATCACTGATTCTGAATAATAAAAACAAGCTTACAAAAAATAATTTTAGAAAAATTTATATTTGGGGGTTTGCAGCATGAGTAAACTCTTAAAAAGATATTCACTTTTTATCCTGCTTCTTTTGATGAGCTTTATTCTCAGCATATATTCTGCAAAGCTTATATATGATATAAAAAGAGCAAGCTACGAAAGTATTGAGAAAAAACTTGAAAAAGCATTGGACAGTACTGACAAAGAGGTTTTAAACGAATCTGTTGAAACGCAAGGGTCAACAAGCTACCAGAACAAAGACTTGTATCTTCTGGCCAGAGTTATAAATGGGGAGGCAAGAGGGGAACCTTATATAGGCCAGGTTGCAATCGGGGCTGTAGTCATAAATAGAACAAAACACCCCGGATTTCCGAAGACAATCAGCGGTGTCATCTATCAGCCAGGTGCTTTTACTTGTGTGTCCGACGGGCAGATTAATGCAAAACTTGAACCAACAGCTTTAAAAGCAGCAAGAGACGCGCTAAATGGATGGGACCCGACAAACGGATGTATATACTACTACAATCCTGCAAAGACAACAAACAAATGGATTTGGAGCAGGAAGGTTATGCTTGTCATTGGCAAGCACAGATTTGCAAAATAAACTTTAAAAAAGCTAAAGAGGTGAGGTTGACTTGAGCATTTTAGGCGGATACAAAGAACTTAGGGAAAGGCTAAAAAGTGTAAGGCTTTGGAGTGTGATGGCGGTCACACTTGGCATTTTGGTTATTGTAGCGCTTTGGGGAGTAAACCAATATAGAGGAAAAGCAAACTACCACAACTATCTTACCAATATGTGGCACAGAGCATTTTTCGACATGGTAGGTTATGTTCAAAACATCCAGGCACTGCTGTCTAAAGCAGAAGTATCAGGAGATGACAGACAAAGAGCGGTATTATATACCGAGGTGTGGCGAAACGCTTTTGCAGCGCAGGAGAACCTTTCCCAGCTTCCTATTGAGAATAATGTTGCACTTGAAAGAACAGCAAAGTATCTTACTCAAGTTGGAGACCTTAGTTTTTCACTTTCAAAACAGCTCATGAGCGGCAAAAAAGAGACATTGCTTCAGCGACAACAGCTCAAAAAACTTCGAGCATATGCAGACAAGCTCAGTAGCAACTTGAATGAGCTTGCAATTGAGATAAGCCAAGGAAGGCTGAGATGGGGCGAGGTCAGAGTAGTTGGAACATCAAGGTTTAGAAGGATAGCTCAGAATGTCACAAGTAGCAGGATGCTGGCAGTTGAGGCAGGGTTTAAAGACTATCCAACTTTGATATATGACGGACCTTTTTCTGACCACATTAGTCGCCAGACCCCAAAAGGACTTCCAGAAAAACTTATAAGCAAAGAACAGGCAAAAAAGATTGCACTTGACTTTTTAAATCTTAAAAGAGCTGACATAGTCAATTATTTAGGACTTTCAGGAGATAGAATAAAGGTTTATACTTTTGAGATAATCCCTGACAGAAGAATTCGCGACAGAACAATCACAATAGCTATTTCTAAAAAAGGTGGCAAAGTAATTTGGATGATTGACAACAGGGCTTCCTCTTCCCCAAAAATAGGTGTTGCGAAAGCAAAGGAAAACGCTAAAAAGTTTTTACTTGAAAAAGGTTTTGCTAACATGATTGACACCTTTTATCTAAAACAGGACAACACTGCCCTGATAAATTATATTCTTCTGCAAAATGGTGTTAAGATATATCCCGATATGGTGAAAGTAAGAGTTGCTCTTGACACAGGGCAAATAGTAGGGTTTGATGCAACAGCATATTATATGTCTCACACTTCAAGAAAGATTCCTAAACCTGCAATATCTGAAAGACAGGCAAGAAATTTTATTAGCAAAAATTTTGATGTGCAAAGCGTTTCACTTGCTATAATTCCACTTGATTCTGGAAAAGAAGTTTTCACATATGAATTTTTGGGCAAATACGATGGCAAGTACTTTGCTGATTATATTAATGCTATCACTGGAAAGGAAGAAAATATCTTGGAGATAATTAAAGACCCTAATGGCATTTTATCAATGTAAGCAAATGGATAATAAATTGAATAGTTTTTGAACAAACTAAGATATGCGGTGAAAAAGCCGCAAGGGGGGGCGATTGGCTTGGCAAGGCAAAAGATTATGTCAGAGGAGCTCAAAATGGAGATAGCAAAAGAACTTGGAGTGTACGACACAGTGTCAAAGTACGGTTGGGGAGAGGTAAAATCGCGCGACTGTGGTAACATCGTCAGAAAAGCTATCGAGATGGCAGAAAGAGCCTTGAAAGAAAAGCAATAACCCCCCTGTCAATAAAAAGAGGGGGCTGCAAGAACATAATCTTGCAGTTCCCTTTTAACATACATTTTTGGTTAAACCACCTCAAAAGTGAAAACAATAATTTGTAGGAAGAAGTTTCAAAAGAAAGGTGGGAAAAGAGAATGTTTAAAATCCAAACAGACCTTGCCCTTGAGACGAGGGAACTTGTCCAAAAAGGGCTTGGAAGGGAGATAGAAGGTGTTGAGGTTGAAGAGAGAAAAGAATTTGATGATAAAATTAAAATCACTAAGGTCAAGATTAACTCTATAAAAGGTGAAGCAATCTTACAAAAGCCTATGGGCAATTATATTACAATCGAAGCTGATGGATTGCGCGATGAAGATTTTGAGGTCCAGGAACAGGTTTCAAAGATACTGGCAAACGAGCTTGAAAGCTTAATAAATGTGTCACAAAAATCTACTGTGCTTGTTGTTGGACTTGGCAACTGGAATGTCACGCCCGACTCTTTAGGGCCAAAAGTTGTGTCAAAGGTATTGATAACACGACATTTGTTTGAGTTTGTGCCAGAAAAGGTCAAAGACAGGCGAATACGCTCTGTTTGCGCAATATCGCCAGGCGTTCTGGGCATAACTGGAATCGAGACCAGCGAGATAATAAGCGGTATAGTTCACAGAATACATCCTGATTTGATAATTGCAATTGACGCACTTGCTTCAAGAAGGCTTGAGAGGATATCAACTGCTATCCAGATAGCAGATACAGGTATAGTCCCTGGCTCAGGTATTGGAAATGAACGAAAAGGTATCACAAAAGATACAGTTGGTGTGCCTGTTGTGGCAATTGGTGTTCCTATGGTTGTTGACGCAGCAATTATTGCAAATGATGCCATAGACCTTCTGCTTGAAAGACTTAAAAATGAAACAGACAGGTCATCGCCGCTTTATATGCTTTTGGAGAGTATTCCTGATGAGGACAGGTTTAATCTTATCAAAGAGGTAATATTCCCTTACTATGGTAATCTCTTTGTGACACCAAAAGACATAGACAGGATTGTTGAAAACATTTCGACTGTGATAGCTGATGGAATAAATAAGGCAATTCATCCGGAGGTAAAAGAGAATGATGAGTACAGATATGTGAATTGAGGGAGTTGTAATAAAAGGGGGGATTGAAGAATAAAAATTTTAAAAGAAAGTTCTTGAATAACATCAAGTGTTTTAAAAAGGAGTTTTGAATAATTTAAAATGGTTAAGGTTGTTGATTTTAAAAAGATTGTATTGGTAGCTACTATACTTTTTGTGCTTGGCATTGGCTTTGTAGTTGAAAGATTAGTCTTTTTAAATCAAGCAGCAACAGCTCTGCTTTTCAGGTATTCAAAAGAGATTATTTCGTTTAATATACCCATTTTTTCTGACCATTTTGCAAACGAGGCTTTTAAAATTGAGAACATAGTAAGGTTTTCTTATCCGATGTTTACGGCAACAAACTTTCAAGAGGTTGAAAATGCACCTGTATATGAAGATGATGCCATTTTAATAGATTATAACCAGCAGACCCAAGAAGAGAAGAAAAATGGTCAAGCTGAAAGCCAGGATGAGAACATCGAATTTCAGAAATACTTTGAAAATAGTACTCAAAAAAAGGGAATTTACAACATAGAGATTGTGAATCAGACAGATTATAAGATTGATGTTGATACCCTTTTGAAGGCAAACTTCAAAATTTTCAATGGGAAAAAACCGTCCATTTTAATTTACCATACCCACACAACAGAAAGCTACAATACTTTTTCCCAAAACCTTGTATACACTCCTGGCACAACAGACAGAACACTTGACTTTAACTACAATGTTGTGAGAGTAGGGGAAGAGCTGAAAAGAATCTTGGGAAAACAGTATGGTTATAAGGTTTATCACAGTAAAGATGTAAATGATTATCCGGAATACAAGGGTTCTTATTCAAGGTCATTGAAAGTGATAGAAAGATATAAAAGTGAACATCCTGATATAAAGGTCTTTATAGATTTGCACAGGGATGCTATTGGAAGTGGTTCAAAAAAGGTGAAGGTTTCAACAGTTGCGTTTGGATATGAGGTTGCAAAGGTTATGCTTGTTGTGGGGACAGACAAGCTTGGGCTTTATCATCCGTTTTGGCGACAGAACCTTCTGTTTGCTGTACATCTACAAAAAAATCTCAGCAAAATATGCCCTCAGATTACAAGACCTATAAACCTTTCTGCTGCACGATACAATCAACATGTATCACCATATGCCATAATCATTGAAGTTGGTAGCAATGGAAATACCATGGAAGAAGCCTTGAGGAGTTGTCAGATTGTTGCAAAGGCACTGGATGATACCATCATGGGAAGGTGAGTTTTGGTTTGAGAAGAAGCAGATACAGAAGATATTGTGAATATAAAAATTTTATTACAAGGATAAGAAGAGGGCTGATTTTGGTAGTTGTTATTTTTTTGATTATGCTCTTTATAGTTGAAATGAACAAGCAAAAAATGTTGCCACACGACGAGTACATTCTCAAAATACTTTTCAGCTATGACAGTATAAATTTGAAATTTGCAGGTGGAAGATTTTCAATCAAAGTTAGCAAAAGCTTGCCCAACCGCTTTTTTAAAAAGACAAACTATCTCATTTTTAAATCAAAGGGGTATCTATTTTCTTTGGTAGGGAATAATTAAAAAAAGATTAACATATTATTTTACTATAAAACTTGCAAAAGAGAAGATAACAATGAAGACAAGGATAAAACTTTTAATTGTATCTATTTCTGTTTTGTATATTCTTAGTATGTTTTTTGGCATAAGATTTTTCTTGGGAATGAACACAAATCAGAAAAGCCAGCTTTCGAACTTTGTCTTACTTTCAATAAATATAGCAAAACAAGGAAACACGGCTTATTGGAAAAATGTTTTGATTTCCTCATCAGGAGTAATACTGTTTTGCCTTTGCATATGGGGGCTTTCCAGCCTTCACAGATACATGCAGCTTTTGAACATAGGAATTGTAATGTTTAAAGGATTTTCTTTTGGGCTTACTACTGCTGTCTTTTTTTACGTGTATAAGATAAAAGGGCTTGCATTCTTTTTGTCTTATATGCTATTAAAAGAATTGATTGTTTTCATATTTTTGATTATACTTATTCTGTATTCATTTATAATGTTATTCTTTAAAGACAGAATGGTAAAAATAGATAAAAGGTCAACTGCTGTTATGAGAGTAATTATAATATTTTTAGCGTGCGGGATACTGGTGATTGACAACATGGTGGCAAAACTTGCCTGCAGGTTAATATGAGATTGCTATAAGATGGCAGGAACTTATAGATAGAAGGGGATTTGAAGATAGATGAGTATCATAGAAGCTTTTGGTAATCACCTTCAGAGACAGAATAGATTTTCACAAAATACCATAAGCTCATATTTGCGGGATGCTAAAAAATACATAGAATTTTTAGATAACATAAAGATAAAACTTGAAAATACTTCTCAGGCAACCTTGATAGCATACATTATCAGTATGCAAAAAAGTGGCAAATCAAACAGCACTATTGCACGAGCAATTGTTTCGCTCAAAGTCTTCTATGACTTTTTAAAAACCCAGAACATTGTTGATATTGGAAAAATAGAGATTGAACCACCCAAACTTGAGAAAAGTCCACCTCAGATACTTACCAGAGATGAGGTGGAAAAGCTTCTTTCCTGTCCAAAGGAAGATGATATTAAAGGAATCAGAGATAAAGCAATGCTTGAACTTTTATATGCAACAGGTATTAGGGTAAGCGAGCTTATCAACCTCAATCTTGACGATATCAATCTTGAACACGGATATATCATCTGCAAAAACAAGAAAAGAGACAGGGTTATTCCAATTGGTTCATATGCCATTTCGGCAGTGGAGAGGTATTTGCGTCATTCGCGGCCTTACCTTGCTAAAAACAAGGATGAAGAAGCTCTGTTTCTGAACTTCAATGGTGAGAGAATGACAAGACAGGGATTTTGGAAGATAGTAAAGTTCTACGCGCAAAGCGCGGGGATAGATAAAGAAATAACACCGCATGTGCTCAGGCACTCTTTTGCCACTCATCTAATTGAAAATGGGGCAGATGTGAGAGCTGTTCAGCAAATGTTGGGGCATGCTGATATTTCTACAACACAGAGATATCTTCAAGTTGCAAATGTTAAACTAAAAGAGGTTTATCAGAAAACTCATCCACGTGCATAATAAGATAATTTTTTTTGAAAATAGAGGGGCAAGGCAATGCCTTGCTTTTTGTATTTTACAAACTTTTTCAGAAAATAGGAGATGAGCTAAGTTGCAGAAAATAAGACTTTACGTTGCTATTTTGCTGGGGATACTTGTAAAGTTTACTTTAAAGCTTTTCGGGAAGGACGCAACAAGTGCTCCGGGGAAGATTGCTATCAAGATTTGTCCTTCTATCATAAAAGAAATTGACAAAAGAAGCAAACTGAAGATACTTATCTCAGGCACAAATGGTAAGACAACCACAAACAACATAATAAACTGGCTAATTGCGGGTGATAAGGTTGTACTTTCTAATCTGAAAGGGTCGAATATGGCAAACGGGATTGTAAGTGCTTTTATAAATAATCTAAGGTCAAGCTATGATATTGTGTGTTTTGAAGTTGACGAAGGCTCACTGCCAGTTGTAACAAGATATTTAAAACCAGACATATTTGTCACAACCAATGTGTTCAGGGACCAGCTTGACAGATACGGTGAGCTTGACAGGGTAAAAGAGCTGATTTTGAGCCATATTGGACAAGCTTTAGCCATAATAAATGCAGACGACCCAAACTTGGCAAGTTTTAGTGGCGAAAAGAAGGTATTTTACAGCGTTGATGAAAACCTACTTAGTCGAAAAACCAATGTTACCTTGGACTCACGTTTTTGTCCCCTGTGCAATGCCAAGCTTGAATATTTGTTTTATAATGTTGGGCATCTTGGGAAATATGAATGCTTGATGTGTGGTTATAAAAATCCTGAGAGCAGGTTTGTCATTACAAACATAAGAGAGGATTCGGCAGGGTTTGTTTTTGACTTTGTTGACAGGGAAAGAGATATACATATTGAGAACATTAAATGGAAAATGGGTGGTGTTTATAATCTGTACAATGTCTGTGCAGCAATCTCGGTAGCAATGTTGATTGGTGTTGAAGAGAAAAGAATAAAGGAAAGAATTGAAACATTTGAAAATAAACTTGGAAGATTAGAGAAGAAAGAAGTTGATAGCAAAAAAGTAATAATATCACTTGTAAAAAATCCCATAGGTATGAGCGAGACACTAAGCGTAATTAGCAATGACCCTGACCCTAAGGCAATTGTGTTTATCCTCAACGACAACGCTGCAGATGGCAAGGATATCTCATGGATTTGGGATGCTGATTTTGATATCTTGTGCAGAATAGAAAACATCAAAGCTTTGTACTTTGGTGGCAAGAGAAAAGAAGATATGGCTTTGAGAGTAAAATACAGTGAATATATGCTTGCTAATTTTGAATTTATTGACTACAAAGAAGAATTAGACAAGGTTTTTGAGCAAAATGATATTCAGAAGGTCTATATTCTTCCAACATATACAGCTCTTTTTGAAGTGAAGAAAATAGTGGACAGCCTTTCAAAAAGGATGGGATGAAAAAGTGGAGATAAACATTGTGAACATGTTCCCCGAGGTTTTGAACCTGTACGGGGATAGGGGAAACATTATATGCCTTCAGAA harbors:
- the xerD gene encoding site-specific tyrosine recombinase XerD; the protein is MSIIEAFGNHLQRQNRFSQNTISSYLRDAKKYIEFLDNIKIKLENTSQATLIAYIISMQKSGKSNSTIARAIVSLKVFYDFLKTQNIVDIGKIEIEPPKLEKSPPQILTRDEVEKLLSCPKEDDIKGIRDKAMLELLYATGIRVSELINLNLDDINLEHGYIICKNKKRDRVIPIGSYAISAVERYLRHSRPYLAKNKDEEALFLNFNGERMTRQGFWKIVKFYAQSAGIDKEITPHVLRHSFATHLIENGADVRAVQQMLGHADISTTQRYLQVANVKLKEVYQKTHPRA
- a CDS encoding MurT ligase domain-containing protein is translated as MQKIRLYVAILLGILVKFTLKLFGKDATSAPGKIAIKICPSIIKEIDKRSKLKILISGTNGKTTTNNIINWLIAGDKVVLSNLKGSNMANGIVSAFINNLRSSYDIVCFEVDEGSLPVVTRYLKPDIFVTTNVFRDQLDRYGELDRVKELILSHIGQALAIINADDPNLASFSGEKKVFYSVDENLLSRKTNVTLDSRFCPLCNAKLEYLFYNVGHLGKYECLMCGYKNPESRFVITNIREDSAGFVFDFVDRERDIHIENIKWKMGGVYNLYNVCAAISVAMLIGVEEKRIKERIETFENKLGRLEKKEVDSKKVIISLVKNPIGMSETLSVISNDPDPKAIVFILNDNAADGKDISWIWDADFDILCRIENIKALYFGGKRKEDMALRVKYSEYMLANFEFIDYKEELDKVFEQNDIQKVYILPTYTALFEVKKIVDSLSKRMG